The Anabaena sp. WA102 genome contains a region encoding:
- a CDS encoding response regulator transcription factor, translated as MPLTILVADDDLGTRLSISDYLDLSGYNVIAVDNGVDALAMIEKRHPDLMVTDIMMPQMNGYELVRRVRQLSAFRLLPVILLTERTKTQERILGYQSGCDLYLSKPFELEEIAAAIRNLLERSQIIQSECRFLYQEEISFATYTKAKNGHISIPTQVQQSQVLTPLTVRETEVLDLLTHGLSNGEIGNHLHLSPRTVEKYVSSLLRKTETSNRAELVRFAIKHDLVE; from the coding sequence ATGCCCTTGACTATTCTTGTCGCAGATGACGATTTAGGTACACGCCTATCTATTAGTGATTATCTTGATCTGTCCGGGTATAATGTTATAGCTGTTGATAATGGTGTAGACGCTTTGGCTATGATTGAAAAGCGTCATCCTGATTTGATGGTGACAGATATTATGATGCCACAGATGAATGGTTATGAGTTGGTGCGTCGTGTTCGTCAACTATCAGCCTTTCGATTATTACCTGTGATTTTGTTGACAGAAAGAACGAAAACTCAAGAACGAATTTTGGGATATCAGTCTGGCTGTGATTTGTATTTGTCTAAGCCATTTGAATTGGAAGAAATAGCCGCTGCTATACGTAATTTGTTAGAGCGATCGCAAATCATCCAATCAGAATGTCGTTTTCTTTATCAGGAAGAAATCAGTTTTGCCACATATACAAAAGCAAAAAACGGTCATATTTCTATCCCTACTCAGGTACAACAATCTCAAGTATTGACACCGCTAACTGTTAGAGAAACAGAAGTTTTAGACTTATTAACTCATGGTTTGTCTAATGGAGAAATTGGTAATCATTTACATTTAAGTCCGCGCACGGTGGAGAAATATGTGAGTAGTTTATTGAGAAAAACAGAAACTAGTAATCGTGCTGAATTGGTTAGATTTGCGATAAAACATGATTTAGTAGAATAG
- a CDS encoding leucine-rich repeat domain-containing protein, protein MKLSVVATTIFILTLGFYTPKVTAAPIKTPKTFKEWCQQKASLPQETKRTVEALLKVAETRNCSQANQTLTKLTSLSLEENKISDIKPLSNLTKLTSLNLRENKISDIKPLSNLTNLTTLYLGGNQISDIKPLSNLTNLTYLDLSGNKISDIKPLSNLTNLTYLDLRENKISDIKPLSNLTNLTRLYLGENKISDIKPLSNLTNLTELKLSRNQISDIKPLSNLTKLTLLDLLGNKISDIKPLSNLTNLTSLSLLGNKISDIKPLSNLTNLTSLSLSGNKISDIKPLSNLTNLTSLSLSGNKISDIKPLSNLTNLAYLSLGGNKISDIKPLSNLTNLTFLDLAKNPLTSKQCPVEPESICKF, encoded by the coding sequence ATGAAACTAAGTGTAGTAGCGACCACCATTTTTATCTTGACATTAGGATTTTATACCCCAAAAGTCACCGCAGCACCTATAAAAACACCTAAGACCTTTAAAGAATGGTGTCAACAAAAAGCCAGTTTACCTCAAGAGACGAAACGAACGGTAGAAGCATTATTAAAAGTTGCTGAAACCCGAAATTGTAGTCAAGCTAATCAAACGCTGACTAAATTGACTTCTCTTTCCCTTGAGGAAAATAAAATCAGCGATATCAAACCTTTGTCTAATCTGACTAAATTGACTTCTCTTAACCTTAGGGAAAATAAAATCAGCGATATCAAACCTTTGTCTAATCTGACTAATTTGACTACTCTTTACCTTGGGGGAAATCAAATCAGCGATATCAAACCTTTGTCTAATCTCACTAATTTGACTTATCTTGACCTTTCGGGAAATAAAATCAGCGATATCAAACCTTTGTCTAATCTGACTAATTTGACTTATCTTGACCTTAGGGAAAATAAAATCAGCGATATCAAACCTTTGTCTAATCTGACTAATTTGACTCGGCTTTACCTTGGGGAAAATAAAATCAGCGATATCAAACCTTTGTCTAATCTGACTAATTTGACTGAACTTAAACTTTCGAGAAATCAAATCAGCGATATCAAACCTTTGTCTAATCTGACTAAATTGACTCTTCTTGACCTTTTGGGAAATAAAATCAGCGATATCAAACCTTTGTCTAATCTCACTAATTTGACTTCTCTTTCCCTTTTGGGAAATAAAATCAGCGATATCAAACCTTTGTCTAATCTCACTAATTTGACTTCTCTTTCCCTTTCGGGAAATAAAATCAGCGATATCAAACCTTTGTCTAATCTCACTAATTTGACTTCTCTTTCCCTTTCGGGAAATAAAATCAGCGATATCAAACCTTTGTCTAATCTGACTAATTTGGCTTATCTTTCCCTTGGGGGAAATAAAATCAGCGATATCAAACCTTTGTCTAATCTCACTAATTTGACTTTTCTTGACCTTGCGAAAAATCCACTTACCTCTAAACAATGTCCCGTAGAACCAGAGTCTATTTGTAAATTTTAG
- the smpB gene encoding SsrA-binding protein SmpB → MSDKQSEGYKVICDNRQARFLYEIIETYEAGIQLTGTEVKSIRAGKANLQDGYALLRDGEAWLINVHISPYTSSGAYFNHEPRRTRKLLLHKQELRKLIGRVQQEGLTLVPLKMYLKRGWVKIVIALGKGKKLHDKRESLKRRDDQRDMQRAMKRY, encoded by the coding sequence ATGAGTGATAAACAGAGTGAAGGTTACAAAGTTATTTGTGATAATCGGCAAGCACGGTTTTTATATGAAATCATAGAAACCTATGAAGCGGGTATTCAATTGACAGGAACTGAAGTCAAGTCAATTCGTGCCGGTAAAGCCAATTTACAAGATGGTTATGCGTTGCTTCGTGACGGGGAAGCATGGTTAATTAACGTACATATTTCTCCTTATACCTCCAGCGGTGCATATTTTAATCACGAACCCAGACGAACCCGCAAGTTATTACTTCATAAACAAGAACTGCGTAAACTTATTGGGAGGGTACAACAGGAAGGTTTAACCCTAGTCCCCTTAAAAATGTATCTAAAACGGGGCTGGGTAAAAATAGTTATTGCCCTGGGTAAAGGTAAAAAACTCCACGACAAACGCGAAAGCCTCAAACGTCGTGATGATCAACGGGATATGCAAAGGGCAATGAAGAGGTACTAG